The following proteins are encoded in a genomic region of Microbacterium sp. NC79:
- a CDS encoding UPF0182 family protein: MTTTSAPNPTAPSPARRVLVISLIVIAALVAGFFLFSNLFADYLWFDQLGFASVLTTQWIARAIMFVVGFIAMAVPVAVAINLSYRLRPVYARLSSQLDRYQEVIEPLRRLAMWGIPIFFGLFAGLSAATTWETVWLFFSSVDAGAVDPQFGMDLSFYMFALPFWRGLVAFASAVVIVCLLVTAFVSYLYGSVRVGNGELRISKAARIQLAIIAGLYLALQAVSLWLDRYATLIESRAGDRITGPGFTGANAVIPGLTILSVVAAVVAVLFIVTAIVGRWRYPLIGTALLLVTSLVLGMGYPWFVDTVQVKPNQLALEEEYYQHNIDMTQKAYGIDDLEVTDFKAETEASAGQLRADVETTASIRIMDPAIISPTVKQIEQYRGYYQFAETMDVDRYDIDGESQDVVVSVRELNTGALGQTDWQNTSIVYTHGYGIVAAAGNKRTADGNPVFLERGIPAQGFLSDEKFEPRVYFGEQSPLYSIVGAPKGTEPVEIDYPRGGKEGETETKTTFTGDGGPKIGNFFTKLIYAMKFQSEQILFSDYVNEDSQILYNRDPAQRVAAVAPYLTVDSDPYPSVVDGRIVWIVDAYTTSASYPYSSHVSLSRAIQDSSSDQQRFAIDNINYIRNSVKATVDAYDGSVTLYAWDDEDPVLKTWQNVYPGTIKPMSEMSGELMSHVRYPTDLFKVQRSMLGVYHVESAASFYRGDNVWKTPNDPQKDQVLQSPYYLTMKMPGQDEASYSMFTTFIPSASSQNSRSVMMGYLAVDSDAGFEAGKPADGYGKLRLLEINSDTTVPGPGQVQNSFDSNQAISSALNLLKQGNSQVLSGNLLTLPVGGGLLYVQPVYVQSSGSTKLPVLRKVLVAFGDEVAFEDTLAAALDDLFGGESGAETGDGDVTPIDPTTPPTDPGTDPDDQTGSTPDPSATPDPGATDEPAADKDALLKAASDALAAKQAALEAGDMVAYAEADKKLTEAIEKLLALEAQ; this comes from the coding sequence GTGACCACGACCTCAGCGCCGAATCCGACCGCGCCCAGCCCCGCCCGACGAGTGCTTGTCATTTCGCTCATCGTCATCGCGGCCCTGGTAGCGGGCTTCTTCCTCTTCTCCAACCTGTTCGCCGACTACCTCTGGTTCGACCAGCTCGGATTCGCGTCCGTGCTGACCACCCAGTGGATTGCCCGCGCGATCATGTTTGTTGTTGGCTTCATCGCCATGGCAGTACCGGTCGCGGTTGCCATTAATCTTTCGTACCGGTTACGACCGGTCTACGCGCGGCTGAGCTCGCAGCTGGATCGATATCAGGAGGTCATCGAGCCGCTACGTCGTCTCGCGATGTGGGGTATTCCGATCTTCTTCGGTCTCTTCGCAGGCCTCAGCGCCGCCACCACGTGGGAGACCGTGTGGCTGTTCTTCTCGAGCGTTGACGCTGGTGCGGTTGACCCGCAGTTCGGCATGGATCTGTCGTTCTACATGTTCGCGTTGCCGTTCTGGCGCGGCCTTGTCGCCTTCGCATCCGCCGTCGTGATCGTCTGCCTTCTTGTCACCGCCTTTGTGTCGTACCTGTATGGTTCCGTTCGTGTCGGCAACGGCGAACTGCGCATCTCGAAGGCTGCACGCATTCAGCTGGCCATCATCGCCGGCCTTTACCTGGCGCTGCAAGCGGTCAGCCTGTGGCTTGACCGCTACGCGACGCTGATCGAGAGCCGTGCGGGCGACCGCATCACCGGCCCTGGCTTCACCGGCGCTAATGCCGTGATTCCCGGACTCACGATCCTGTCGGTCGTCGCTGCCGTTGTTGCCGTGCTGTTTATCGTGACCGCCATTGTTGGCCGCTGGCGTTACCCGCTGATCGGTACCGCACTGCTACTCGTCACCTCACTCGTGCTCGGTATGGGCTACCCGTGGTTCGTCGACACCGTGCAGGTAAAGCCGAACCAGTTGGCGCTGGAAGAGGAGTACTACCAGCACAACATCGATATGACGCAGAAGGCGTACGGTATCGACGACCTGGAAGTCACCGACTTCAAGGCGGAGACCGAAGCGAGCGCAGGTCAGCTGCGCGCTGACGTGGAGACCACCGCGTCGATCCGCATCATGGACCCGGCGATTATTAGCCCGACCGTGAAGCAGATCGAACAGTATCGCGGCTACTACCAGTTCGCCGAGACGATGGACGTCGACCGCTACGACATCGATGGTGAAAGCCAGGACGTTGTGGTGTCGGTGCGTGAACTCAACACCGGCGCGCTGGGCCAGACTGACTGGCAGAACACGTCGATTGTGTACACCCACGGATACGGAATCGTGGCCGCTGCGGGTAACAAGCGCACGGCTGATGGCAACCCGGTGTTCTTGGAGCGCGGTATCCCCGCGCAGGGCTTCCTCTCTGACGAGAAGTTCGAGCCGCGCGTGTACTTCGGTGAGCAGTCGCCGCTGTACTCGATCGTCGGCGCTCCGAAAGGAACTGAGCCCGTCGAAATTGACTATCCGCGTGGTGGCAAGGAAGGCGAGACCGAGACGAAGACGACGTTCACCGGTGACGGCGGACCGAAGATCGGCAACTTCTTCACGAAGCTGATCTACGCGATGAAGTTCCAGTCGGAGCAGATTCTGTTCTCCGACTACGTGAACGAAGACTCGCAGATTCTGTACAACCGTGACCCCGCACAACGCGTGGCTGCTGTCGCACCGTACCTGACGGTGGACTCGGATCCGTACCCCTCGGTCGTGGACGGCCGCATCGTCTGGATCGTTGACGCCTATACGACGAGCGCGAGCTACCCGTACTCGAGCCACGTCAGCCTGTCGCGTGCGATTCAGGACTCGTCAAGCGACCAACAGCGTTTCGCGATCGACAACATCAACTACATCCGCAACTCGGTGAAGGCCACGGTTGACGCTTACGACGGTTCCGTCACCCTGTACGCATGGGATGACGAAGACCCGGTGCTGAAGACCTGGCAGAACGTGTACCCCGGAACCATCAAGCCGATGAGCGAGATGAGTGGCGAGCTGATGAGCCACGTGCGTTACCCGACCGACCTGTTCAAGGTGCAGCGCTCGATGCTCGGTGTCTACCACGTTGAGTCGGCAGCGTCGTTCTACCGCGGTGACAACGTCTGGAAGACGCCGAATGATCCGCAGAAGGATCAGGTTCTGCAGTCGCCTTACTACCTGACCATGAAGATGCCCGGTCAGGACGAGGCAAGCTACTCGATGTTCACCACGTTTATTCCATCGGCTTCGAGCCAGAACTCGCGCTCGGTGATGATGGGGTACCTCGCGGTTGATTCCGATGCCGGTTTTGAGGCGGGGAAGCCAGCGGACGGCTACGGCAAGTTGCGCCTGCTGGAAATTAACTCCGACACCACGGTTCCTGGCCCCGGTCAGGTGCAGAACTCGTTTGACTCTAACCAGGCGATTTCGTCGGCGTTGAACCTGTTGAAGCAGGGTAACTCGCAAGTGCTCAGCGGTAACCTGCTGACCCTGCCCGTCGGTGGCGGTCTGCTGTATGTGCAGCCGGTGTACGTGCAGTCCTCGGGAAGCACGAAGCTGCCGGTGCTGCGCAAGGTGCTGGTGGCGTTCGGTGATGAGGTGGCGTTCGAGGACACCCTCGCGGCGGCGCTTGATGACCTGTTCGGTGGCGAATCTGGTGCGGAAACCGGTGACGGTGACGTGACGCCTATCGACCCGACAACCCCGCCGACTGATCCGGGTACCGATCCTGATGACCAGACAGGGAGCACTCCTGACCCGAGCGCAACGCCTGACCCTGGCGCAACGGACGAGCCGGCAGCCGATAAGGACGCGCTCCTGAAGGCCGCGTCTGACGCGCTGGCTGCAAAGCAGGCTGCGCTCGAGGCTGGCGACATGGTCGCTTACGCTGAGGCAGACAAGAAGCTGACCGAGGCGATCGAGAAGCTCCTCGCGCTCGAAGCCCAGTAA
- a CDS encoding carbon-nitrogen hydrolase family protein, whose protein sequence is MSDDAVGIAVAQFSPIAGDNLPAVQELATKAAHRGARVILFPEYTSYFSNPFDDSLVTHAQTLDGPFISGVKALASRLGITIVVGLLETAPGERVYNTAVAVGPAGVLATYRKQHLYDAFGQKESDWVAPGKIEAPQTFTVDGVTFGMQTCYDLRFPEITRTIVDAGAQVVLVPAEWVRGPLKEHHWRTLIHARAIENTVYMAAADHMPPLGVGNSMIVDPAGVEIAAIGAERRVAVAYVSAELINSVRERNPSLSARRYRVVPR, encoded by the coding sequence ATGTCGGATGATGCCGTTGGAATTGCCGTCGCGCAGTTTTCCCCGATCGCAGGCGATAACCTGCCAGCCGTCCAGGAGCTGGCGACAAAGGCAGCTCATCGGGGTGCGCGGGTCATCCTCTTTCCGGAATACACGAGCTATTTTTCGAATCCGTTCGATGATTCCCTTGTGACGCACGCGCAAACGCTTGACGGCCCGTTCATTTCAGGCGTGAAAGCCCTCGCCTCTCGCCTGGGCATCACGATCGTCGTTGGACTTTTGGAGACTGCACCGGGGGAGCGGGTCTATAACACCGCCGTCGCTGTCGGCCCTGCAGGCGTCCTCGCCACCTATCGCAAGCAACACCTCTACGACGCGTTTGGGCAGAAAGAGTCGGACTGGGTCGCACCCGGTAAGATTGAAGCGCCCCAGACCTTCACCGTTGACGGCGTGACGTTTGGCATGCAGACCTGTTATGACCTACGTTTCCCCGAAATCACGCGCACCATCGTTGACGCTGGCGCACAGGTCGTGCTGGTGCCTGCGGAATGGGTGCGCGGCCCGCTTAAGGAGCACCACTGGCGCACGCTCATCCACGCCAGGGCCATCGAGAACACCGTATACATGGCCGCAGCCGACCACATGCCGCCGCTCGGTGTGGGCAACTCCATGATTGTCGACCCTGCCGGCGTCGAGATCGCGGCGATTGGCGCCGAGCGCCGCGTCGCCGTCGCGTACGTCAGTGCCGAGCTGATCAACTCCGTACGCGAGCGCAACCCGTCGCTCAGCGCACGACGCTACCGCGTGGTTCCGCGCTAG
- a CDS encoding pyridoxal phosphate-dependent aminotransferase has protein sequence MTTVPGSWRRAVAGAGLLASDGTIAETIFAEMSALAARTGAINLGQGFPDTDGPAEVLDAARAAISEGVNQYPPGRGFADLRLAIAEHQQRFYQLTVDPETEVLVTAGATEALAAVLLGLVDGPDDEVVVFEPYYDSYAACVALSGATLRTVPLVWPSFQPDLDALRAAVTDRTRLILVNNPHNPTGAVFSTEVLTEIVRLAHQHDALIVTDEVYEHLTFDVPHVPVATLAGAAERTLTISSAGKTFNTTGWKVGWVSGPAHLVDAVLAVKQFLTYSGSAPFQPAIATGLRLGDNFYANIRAAMKRQRDILVAGLHDAGFEVSVPAGSYFTVADAAPLGFDDATVFCRELPHLVGVVAVPVTAFTTETNRSQYASLVRFAACKKPEVISEAATRLATLARR, from the coding sequence ATGACTACTGTTCCAGGCTCGTGGCGTCGTGCTGTTGCAGGAGCGGGACTCCTCGCCTCCGACGGAACCATTGCTGAAACGATCTTCGCAGAGATGTCGGCCCTCGCGGCCCGTACCGGAGCGATCAATCTTGGTCAGGGATTTCCCGACACCGACGGACCTGCCGAGGTTTTGGATGCGGCGCGCGCCGCGATTTCTGAGGGTGTGAACCAATACCCACCCGGGCGTGGGTTCGCCGATCTTCGTCTGGCAATTGCCGAGCATCAGCAGCGTTTCTATCAGCTGACGGTTGATCCGGAGACGGAGGTGCTGGTGACTGCGGGGGCAACAGAGGCGCTTGCGGCGGTTCTCCTTGGCTTGGTGGATGGGCCAGACGATGAGGTCGTCGTCTTTGAGCCGTATTACGACTCCTACGCCGCATGCGTCGCGCTGTCTGGCGCAACGCTGCGTACGGTTCCGCTTGTCTGGCCGTCATTCCAACCTGATCTTGACGCGTTGCGGGCAGCCGTCACCGATCGCACGCGTCTCATTCTGGTCAACAATCCGCACAACCCGACAGGCGCGGTGTTCTCCACCGAAGTATTGACCGAGATTGTGCGCCTCGCGCACCAGCACGATGCCCTCATCGTGACGGATGAGGTGTACGAGCACCTGACGTTTGACGTGCCGCATGTTCCGGTCGCGACACTGGCCGGTGCCGCTGAGCGCACCCTCACGATTTCGTCAGCAGGGAAAACCTTCAACACGACGGGGTGGAAGGTGGGCTGGGTGTCCGGCCCCGCACACCTCGTCGATGCCGTGCTGGCGGTCAAGCAGTTTCTGACCTACTCGGGCAGTGCACCATTTCAGCCGGCGATTGCCACCGGCCTCCGACTCGGCGACAACTTTTATGCCAACATTCGTGCCGCGATGAAACGTCAGCGCGACATTCTGGTTGCGGGCCTTCACGACGCCGGATTCGAGGTGTCGGTGCCCGCCGGGTCATACTTCACGGTTGCAGATGCAGCCCCGCTCGGGTTCGATGATGCCACCGTATTCTGTCGAGAACTCCCCCATCTTGTCGGAGTTGTCGCGGTTCCGGTCACCGCCTTCACAACCGAAACCAACCGTTCACAGTACGCTTCACTCGTACGCTTCGCAGCGTGCAAGAAGCCGGAGGTCATCAGCGAAGCAGCCACCAGATTGGCGACGCTGGCACGGCGGTAG
- a CDS encoding S1C family serine protease: MSDMNNQDQPAATPAIPPRPAPPVTPPTDMPTTPLSRDVADAFRGDNQPTTPLGAGWTPQASATPQASATAHQPSASAPHAPAGNPGSAFGVAANAAPPYAGSAFGGSLPPGAPLPPQSSPFGEPVAPQPEKKPRRRAGATIGLITATALIAAGAGFGGSWAYNTYIDDGARPVTSSENGTITVNNPGSVTQTTAIAAEALPSVVTINVGTDQAAGSGSGVIISEDGYVLTNTHVVTLDGATGAADVRVTLSDGTIYQAEVVGTDPIYDLAVIKLKDASGLPVITWGDSDKLNVGDVTVALGAPLGLANSVTEGIVSTLNRSISVASSAAPSTPDSGDSNDNNGSQGGPFTFDVPGQQGSTPKESISIAVIQTDAAINPGNSGGALVNGEGDLIGINVAIATAGGTSNSAGSIGLGFAIPSNIAQRIANELIENGEASHGLLGASVTSASSMQDATTSGAYIAEIVPDGAADKAGLREGDVVTKLGEARISSSTDLTAQVRALAAGSDTTLTYMRDGQTFEVDVTLGSLK, translated from the coding sequence ATGAGCGATATGAACAATCAGGATCAGCCGGCCGCTACCCCCGCCATTCCGCCGCGCCCAGCGCCGCCGGTGACGCCACCCACTGACATGCCGACCACGCCATTGTCGCGTGACGTCGCAGACGCATTCCGTGGCGACAATCAGCCGACCACGCCGTTGGGCGCAGGCTGGACGCCACAGGCATCGGCGACGCCACAGGCATCGGCGACGGCACACCAGCCGAGTGCCTCGGCCCCGCACGCTCCTGCTGGCAATCCTGGTTCCGCTTTCGGCGTCGCGGCCAACGCGGCCCCGCCATACGCTGGCTCAGCCTTCGGCGGATCGCTGCCGCCTGGCGCTCCGCTTCCGCCGCAGTCCTCGCCTTTCGGCGAGCCAGTCGCACCGCAACCCGAAAAGAAGCCTCGTCGGCGCGCTGGTGCGACGATCGGCCTCATCACGGCAACCGCGCTCATCGCCGCTGGCGCCGGCTTCGGCGGTTCGTGGGCGTACAACACGTATATCGACGATGGCGCACGCCCGGTGACGTCAAGCGAAAACGGAACCATTACGGTCAACAACCCCGGATCCGTCACGCAGACGACGGCGATCGCTGCCGAGGCATTGCCCAGTGTCGTCACGATTAATGTCGGCACTGATCAGGCAGCCGGATCCGGCTCGGGCGTGATCATCTCAGAAGACGGCTACGTCCTCACGAACACGCACGTGGTGACGTTGGACGGCGCGACGGGCGCTGCTGACGTGCGGGTCACACTGAGCGACGGAACCATCTATCAGGCAGAAGTGGTCGGCACCGACCCCATCTATGACCTTGCGGTCATCAAGCTGAAGGATGCCAGCGGTCTTCCCGTCATTACATGGGGAGATTCCGACAAACTCAACGTCGGTGATGTCACCGTCGCGCTCGGTGCTCCGCTCGGCCTTGCCAACTCCGTGACGGAGGGGATCGTCAGCACCCTCAACCGTTCCATTAGCGTTGCCTCGTCTGCGGCTCCCTCGACTCCGGACTCGGGCGACTCGAACGACAACAACGGCTCACAGGGCGGACCCTTCACGTTTGATGTCCCAGGGCAGCAGGGTTCCACGCCGAAAGAATCCATCTCGATCGCCGTGATCCAAACTGATGCCGCTATCAACCCAGGAAACTCCGGTGGCGCATTGGTCAACGGTGAGGGTGATCTCATCGGCATCAACGTCGCCATCGCGACGGCGGGCGGAACCTCAAACAGCGCTGGCAGCATCGGATTGGGCTTCGCGATTCCGTCGAACATTGCGCAACGCATCGCTAACGAGCTGATTGAGAACGGCGAGGCCAGCCACGGACTGTTGGGCGCGAGCGTGACAAGCGCCTCGTCGATGCAGGATGCCACCACGTCGGGCGCATACATTGCCGAAATCGTGCCTGATGGTGCGGCGGATAAGGCGGGTCTACGCGAGGGCGACGTCGTGACAAAGCTCGGTGAGGCGCGCATCAGCAGCTCAACCGACCTCACCGCGCAGGTGCGTGCGTTGGCCGCAGGATCCGACACCACGCTGACCTACATGCGAGACGGTCAAACCTTTGAAGTTGACGTGACCTTGGGTTCGCTGAAGTAA
- a CDS encoding CDP-glycerol glycerophosphotransferase family protein, protein MAPFSFGAGNVAKLLRIPLYALGRVATLAIPRGQRWVFGCGAGIGDGALALWNRAKEDNVDAVWLVDSNRDADDAKARGIPTARKNSWRGFWLTARARVLVVTHGLGDVNRYANGGAFIVQLWHGIPLKRIGLDSPETVKLPFGSGSRLLRALMARLYRGTTSQISVIPAASHLIRGRLESAFGLVDERVIVTGEPRVDPLSADDAVTRAERARGILHERVGELPATVLLYAPTWRDGTDDVAIPTAADWREIVAVLERHDAVLLVRSHPLGAGRYALPPDVASERVHMLGSDVLRDVTPALPAVTALITDYSSMLFDVGLTPSAVVFLAPDVEAYARTRGFYGSYRDVAGDDYATTWSAATAQIDELLSDPDTLAVRRERAAKLSARVHDFRDGNNTQRVYREIQRRLTLSPRKGTL, encoded by the coding sequence GTGGCACCATTCTCGTTTGGCGCAGGAAACGTCGCCAAGCTCCTGCGGATTCCGCTATATGCGCTCGGGCGGGTAGCGACGCTCGCGATCCCGCGTGGGCAGCGGTGGGTCTTCGGATGCGGTGCAGGCATCGGCGATGGCGCCCTCGCGCTGTGGAACCGGGCCAAGGAGGATAACGTCGACGCCGTCTGGCTTGTCGACAGCAACCGGGATGCGGACGACGCCAAAGCGCGTGGCATTCCCACCGCTCGGAAAAACTCGTGGCGTGGTTTCTGGCTCACCGCGCGTGCCCGCGTGCTGGTCGTGACACACGGCCTCGGCGATGTGAACAGGTATGCCAACGGCGGCGCATTCATCGTGCAGCTCTGGCATGGCATCCCGCTTAAGCGCATCGGGCTGGACTCACCCGAAACAGTCAAACTTCCCTTCGGTAGCGGTTCGAGACTGTTGCGCGCACTGATGGCCAGGCTCTACCGTGGCACCACGTCGCAAATCTCCGTAATCCCGGCGGCCTCCCATCTCATTCGTGGCCGTCTCGAATCCGCATTCGGGCTTGTGGATGAGCGCGTCATCGTGACAGGTGAACCCCGAGTTGACCCGCTCAGCGCCGATGACGCCGTCACTCGTGCCGAGCGCGCTCGCGGCATTCTTCACGAACGTGTGGGTGAGCTTCCGGCCACGGTGTTGCTCTATGCGCCGACCTGGCGAGACGGCACCGATGACGTCGCGATTCCGACTGCCGCTGACTGGCGTGAGATCGTGGCTGTGCTTGAGCGCCATGATGCCGTGCTCTTGGTCCGCTCGCATCCGCTTGGGGCCGGGCGTTACGCGCTCCCGCCAGATGTTGCCTCGGAACGTGTTCACATGCTGGGCTCTGACGTGCTCCGCGACGTCACACCCGCGCTGCCGGCAGTGACGGCACTCATCACCGACTACTCGTCGATGCTCTTCGACGTTGGGCTCACCCCCTCGGCCGTTGTCTTTCTCGCGCCCGACGTTGAGGCCTACGCGCGCACCCGCGGCTTCTATGGTTCCTATCGCGATGTCGCAGGCGACGACTACGCCACAACGTGGAGTGCGGCCACCGCGCAGATCGATGAGCTCCTCTCCGACCCCGACACTCTTGCGGTGCGGCGCGAACGTGCCGCAAAACTTTCTGCGCGTGTTCATGACTTCCGCGACGGAAACAACACGCAACGTGTGTACCGTGAGATTCAACGGCGATTGACGCTCTCGCCCCGGAAAGGCACGTTATGA